The Rattus rattus isolate New Zealand chromosome 1, Rrattus_CSIRO_v1, whole genome shotgun sequence genome includes a region encoding these proteins:
- the Prickle1 gene encoding prickle-like protein 1, whose amino-acid sequence MPLEMEPKMSKLAFGCQRSSTSDDDSGCALEEYAWVPPGLRPEQIQLYFACLPEEKVPYVNSPGEKHRIKQLLYQLPPHDNEVRYCQSLSEEEKKELQVFSAQRKKEALGRGTIKLLSRAVMHAVCEQCGLQMNGGEVAVFASRAGPGVCWHPSCFVCFTCNELLVDLIYFYQDGKIHCGRHHAELLKPRCSACDEIIFADECTEAEGRHWHMKHFCCLECETVLGGQRYIMKDGRPFCCGCFESLYAEYCETCGEHIGVDHAQMTYDGQHWHATEACFSCAQCKASLLGCPFLPKQGQIYCSKTCSLGEDIHASDSSDSAFQSARSRDSRRSVRMGRSSRSADQCRQSLLLSPALNYKFPGLSGSADDTLSRKLDDVSLSGQGAGFAHEEFWKARVDQEASEDPEEWAEHEDYMTQLLLKFGDKNLFQQQPSEVDLRASEHWIPDNMVTNKPEAKPNHQSLASKKYQSDMYWAQSQDGLGDSAYGSHPGPASSRRLQELDLDHGAAGYNHDQTQWYEDSLECLSDLKPEQSVRDSMDSLALSNITGASVDGESKPRPSLYSLQNFEEIETEDCEKMSNMGTLNSSMLHRSAESLKSLNSELCPEKIIPEEKPVHLPVLRRSKSQSRPQQVKFSDDVIDNGSYDIEIRQPPMSERTRRRVYHFEERGSRPHHHRHRRSRKSRSDNALNLVTERKYSAKDRLRLYTPDNYEKFIQSKGARELQAYMQNANLYGRYAHATSDYALQNPGMNRFLGLYDDSWCSSSTSSSDSEEEGYFLGQPIPQPRPQRFTYYTDDLSSPASALPTPQFNQRTTKSKKKKGHRGKNCIIS is encoded by the exons ATGCCTTTGGAGATGGAGCCCAAAATGAGCAAACTGGCCTTCGGGTGCCAGAGAAGTTCCACATCAGACGATGATTCCGGGTGCGCCCTGGAAGAGTATGCGTGGGTCCCACCCGGCCTCAGGCCTGAGCAG atCCAGCTCTATTTCGCATGCTTGCCAGAGGAAAAGGTTCCTTACGTTAACAGCCCTGGAGAGAAACACCGGATTAAACAGCTTTTGTACCAGTTGCCACCACACGATAACGAG GTGAGGTACTGCCAGTCTTTAAgcgaagaggagaagaaggaattGCAGGTGTTCAGTgctcagaggaagaaggaagctctcgGAAGAGGAACCATTAAACTCTTGTCCAGAGCAGTGATGCACGCAGTGTGTGAGCAG TGTGGGTTGCAGATGAACGGAGGGGAGGTCGCAGTGTTTGCCTCCCGTGCGGGTCCTGGAGTGTGCTGGCATCCATCCTGCTTTGTCTGCTTCACGTGTAATGAACTACTGGTCGACCTCATCTATTTCTATCAGGATGGAAAAATCCACTGTGGCAGGCACCACGCCGAACTGCTCAAACCTCGGTGCTCAGCCTGTGacgag ATCATTTTTGCGGACGAGTGCACAGAGGCCGAGGGCCGCCACTGGCACATGAAGCATTTCTGCTGCCTCGAATGCGAAACGGTCCTGGGAGGGCAGAGATATATCATGAAGGATGGCCGCCCCTTCTGCTGCGGCTGCTTTGAGTCTCTCTACGCGGAGTACTGCGAAACCTGTGGGGAGCATATTG GTGTGGACCATGCCCAGATGACCTATGACGGACAACATTGGCATGCCACCGAGGCCTGCTTTTCCTGTGCTCAGTGTAAGGCCTCTCTGCTGGGCTGCCCCTTCCTCCCGAAACAAGGTCAGATCTACTGCTCCAAGACCTGCAGCCTTGGGGAAGACATCCACGCCTCCGATTcctctgactctgccttccaGTCGGCCCGATCGAGAGACTCCCGTAGAAGTGTGAGGATGGGCAGAAGCAGCCGCTCTGCTGACCAGTGCAGGCAGTCTCTCCTCTTGTCTCCCGCTCTGAACTACAAGTTCCCAGGTCTTTCTGGCAGTGCTGACGACACCCTCTCTCGGAAGCTGGACGACGTGAGCCTCTCTGGGCAGGGGGCGGGCTTTGCTCATGAGGAATTCTGGAAAGCCAGAGTGGATCAGGAAGCCTCCGAAGACCCTGAAGAATGGGCTGAGCACGAAGATTATATGACACAGCTCCTCCTCAAGTTCGGTGATAAAAACCTCTTCCAGCAGCAGCCCAGCGAGGTGGACTTGAGAGCCAGTGAGCACTGGATACCCGACAACATGGTTACGAATAAGCCGGAGGCAAAGCCGAATCACCAGAGCCTTGCGAGTAAAAAGTATCAGTCGGATATGTACTGGGCCCAGTCCCAAGACGGGCTGGGTGACTCTGCCTATGGCAGCCACCCAGGCCCCGCCAGCAGCCGAAGGCTGCAAGAGCTAGATCTGGACCACGGTGCTGCGGGGTATAACCATGACCAAACCCAGTGGTATGAAGACTCCCTGGAGTGCCTATCTGACTTGAAACCAGAGCAGAGTGTCCGGGATTCTATGGATTCTCTGGCGTTGTCCAACATCACAG GGGCATCCGTGGACGGAGAAAGCAAGCCAAGGCCATCATTATACTCTCTCCAAAACTTcgaggagatagagacagaagatTGTGAGAAAATGAGCAATATGGGAACTCTGAATTCTTCCATGCTGCACAGGAGCGCAGAGTCCTTAAAAAGTCTGAATTCAGAACTGTGCCCAGAAAAAATTATACCTGAGGAAAAACCAGTGCACCTGCCGGTGCTCAGAAGATCCAAGTCTCAGTCCCGACCACAGCAGGTCAAGTTTTCAGATGACGTCATCGACAACGGAAGCTACGACATCGAAATCCGGCAGCCTCCAATGAGCGAAAGGACTCGGAGACGGGTGTATCACTTTGAAGAGAGGGGATCCAGGCCTCACCACCATCGCCACCGGAGAAGCAGAAAGTCGCGGTCCGACAACGCCCTGAACCTGGTCACAGAAAGGAAGTACTCCGCCAAGGACAGACTTCGGCTGTACACCCCCGATAACTATGAGAAATTCATACAGAGTAAGGGCGCCCGGGAGCTCCAAGCATACATGCAGAATGCCAACCTCTACGGCCGGTATGCCCACGCCACATCGGATTATGCCCTGCAGAACCCAGGAATGAACAGGTTCCTGGGGCTCTACGATGACTCCTGGTGTTcgtcctccacttcctcctccgaCTCGGAAGAAGAAGGCTATTTTCTTGGACAGCCAATCCCTCAGCCGCGGCCACAAAGATTCACCTACTATACGGATGACCTTTCTAGTCCGGCTTCTGCACTGCCCACCCCACAGTTTAATCAGAGGACAACTAAATccaagaagaaaaagggacacagGGGCAAAAACTGTATCATTTCTTAA